Proteins from a single region of Chloroflexota bacterium:
- a CDS encoding CbtB-domain containing protein, with translation MEHVFAPAHRPHAALIPAALLGIFALYVLALDQGLLLSLVQGNVAFDTNLIHEFVHDARHAAGFPCH, from the coding sequence ATGGAGCACGTGTTCGCCCCCGCTCACCGCCCGCACGCAGCTCTGATCCCGGCCGCCTTGCTTGGAATCTTTGCCCTGTACGTGCTTGCCCTCGATCAGGGTTTGCTCCTGAGTCTTGTGCAGGGGAATGTCGCCTTCGACACGAACCTGATCCACGAGTTCGTCCACGACGCGCGGCACGCGGCCGGCTTCCCCTGCCATTAG